One window of the Brevibacterium limosum genome contains the following:
- a CDS encoding adenine phosphoribosyltransferase gives MTQSDLSRAQRLITSIPDYPEPGVIFRDISPLLADGPAMRAVAEALIEPFAGQFDIVGGLEARGFLFAGAISAKTGVGILPIRKAGKLPRPAAAVSYTLEYGTATIEGPDVLKKGERVLLIDDILATGGTLTAAQSLVRDLGAEVIGSAVVLELTALGGREHTGEVHTLFVE, from the coding sequence GTGACTCAATCCGATCTCAGCCGCGCCCAGAGACTCATCACCTCGATTCCCGACTATCCCGAACCGGGAGTGATCTTCCGCGACATCTCCCCGCTGTTGGCCGATGGTCCGGCGATGCGGGCCGTCGCCGAGGCGCTCATCGAACCTTTCGCCGGACAGTTCGATATCGTCGGCGGGCTCGAAGCCCGTGGCTTCCTCTTCGCCGGTGCCATCTCCGCGAAGACGGGAGTCGGAATCCTGCCGATCCGCAAGGCCGGAAAGCTCCCCCGACCGGCGGCCGCCGTATCCTACACACTCGAATACGGCACCGCCACCATCGAAGGCCCCGATGTCCTGAAGAAGGGCGAGCGCGTCCTCCTCATCGATGACATCCTCGCCACCGGCGGGACCCTCACAGCCGCCCAGTCGCTCGTGCGCGATCTCGGTGCCGAGGTCATCGGATCGGCCGTCGTCCTTGAGCTCACCGCACTCGGCGGACGCGAACATACCGGCGAGGTTCACACTCTCTTCGTCGAGTGA
- a CDS encoding protein-L-isoaspartate O-methyltransferase family protein, whose translation MTSDTTQDRIAEAFARVPREPFLPTAERQNASANAPLSIGHGQTNSQPSTVADMLRLLDPQPGDTVLDLGSGSGWTSMLLAVLVGPTGRVLGVERHPELVESSQAAVEAVTAEITDGTPIAEAAIHEAIPGSLGLPSEGPFDRILVSAGAESLPDELVDQLAVGGTMVIPVAGEMLRVVREGREADELTITRHGLYRFVPLISE comes from the coding sequence ATGACATCGGATACGACGCAGGATCGAATCGCCGAGGCATTCGCCCGGGTTCCGCGCGAACCTTTCCTGCCGACCGCGGAACGGCAGAACGCCTCCGCCAATGCGCCCCTGTCGATCGGGCACGGGCAGACGAATTCGCAGCCGAGCACCGTCGCGGACATGCTCCGGCTCCTCGATCCGCAGCCGGGCGACACCGTCCTCGACCTCGGATCAGGGTCCGGGTGGACCTCGATGCTGCTCGCCGTCCTCGTCGGACCGACGGGAAGAGTGCTCGGGGTCGAACGTCACCCCGAGCTCGTCGAATCCTCGCAGGCGGCAGTCGAAGCCGTCACCGCTGAGATCACCGACGGGACGCCGATCGCCGAGGCGGCCATCCACGAAGCCATTCCGGGATCCCTCGGTCTCCCTTCCGAGGGACCGTTCGACCGAATCCTCGTCTCCGCCGGGGCAGAGTCACTGCCCGACGAGCTCGTCGATCAGCTGGCTGTCGGCGGCACGATGGTCATTCCCGTGGCGGGGGAGATGCTCCGAGTCGTCCGTGAAGGCCGCGAAGCCGACGAGCTGACGATCACTCGGCACGGCTTGTACAGATTCGTTCCACTGATCAGCGAGTGA
- a CDS encoding ABC transporter ATP-binding protein, protein MSMPRLDSDDEIEALPPDIAKKARSLLMSLVRPHLPMAIFLAVIVVLTAALLVIGPVFIADALDKGVPAAIDGDVDPLIRAVTLFVVSAVASAILAFTSTRLVGITAQRILFTLRERVFTHVQRLDLGYHEKSTSGRLVSRQTSDMESVQQFLSYSLFETALAVLQMLFIAVTLVVLDVPLAVVVFAGFVPLFFITKAAHSTQRSAYRRTRTSIAKVIVHFVETMGGIRAVQAYRRQPERRGTLSDQDSRYRDANTDALRGVAWFAGWTRLIGNITQTVIIVIGAWLVIEGWTQIGVLAAFILYLRRFYGPLDELVQAFNLYQSASAALEKIAAVLDTDPEVVEPAQPRALPAHASGDAAASGRALDLDSVRFAYADGPNVLPRFDLHIPAGQIVALVGATGAGKSTLVKLVTRFYDPSAGRINLDEVDLRDLDDAQLRSSVVMVTQESFLFAGTIADNIRIGNPNAGDDDVVAAATAVGLDAFIRRLPEGYATDVKKRGGRLSSGQRQLVSFARVFLADPDVVVLDEATAHLDIPSERLVQNALATVLEGRTAIIIAHRLSTVEIADRVLVMESGRIIEDGTPDDLIAGTGKFAQLHQAWRDSLV, encoded by the coding sequence ATGAGCATGCCCCGTCTCGACAGTGACGACGAGATCGAGGCGCTGCCTCCGGACATTGCGAAGAAGGCGCGCTCCCTGCTGATGTCGCTGGTCAGGCCACACCTGCCGATGGCGATCTTCCTCGCCGTCATCGTCGTGCTCACTGCCGCTCTGCTCGTCATCGGGCCGGTGTTCATCGCCGATGCCCTCGACAAGGGCGTTCCCGCGGCGATCGACGGCGATGTCGACCCGCTGATTCGGGCGGTCACACTCTTCGTGGTCTCAGCGGTCGCCTCGGCGATTCTGGCTTTCACCTCGACAAGGCTCGTCGGAATCACCGCGCAGAGGATCCTCTTCACCCTGCGCGAGCGGGTCTTCACTCATGTGCAGCGTCTGGACCTGGGCTATCACGAGAAGTCGACCTCGGGACGGCTGGTGTCCCGGCAGACCTCGGACATGGAGTCGGTGCAGCAGTTCCTGTCGTATTCGCTGTTCGAGACGGCCCTGGCGGTGCTGCAGATGCTCTTCATCGCCGTCACCCTCGTCGTCCTCGATGTGCCGCTGGCGGTCGTCGTCTTCGCGGGCTTCGTGCCGCTGTTCTTCATCACGAAGGCCGCGCATTCGACTCAGCGCAGCGCCTACCGGCGTACGCGGACGTCGATCGCAAAGGTCATCGTCCACTTCGTCGAGACGATGGGCGGCATCCGAGCCGTGCAGGCGTACCGGCGTCAGCCCGAGCGGCGCGGGACCCTGAGCGATCAGGACTCCCGGTATCGGGATGCGAACACCGATGCCCTGCGCGGGGTCGCATGGTTCGCCGGGTGGACGCGACTGATCGGCAATATCACGCAGACGGTGATCATCGTCATCGGTGCGTGGCTCGTCATCGAGGGGTGGACGCAGATCGGAGTGCTCGCCGCGTTCATCCTCTACCTGCGCCGCTTCTACGGCCCGCTCGACGAACTCGTGCAGGCTTTCAATCTCTACCAGTCCGCCTCGGCGGCGTTGGAGAAGATCGCGGCGGTCCTCGACACCGACCCCGAGGTGGTCGAGCCGGCCCAGCCGCGTGCGCTGCCTGCGCACGCGAGCGGTGACGCTGCTGCCAGCGGTCGCGCCCTCGACCTCGACAGCGTCCGCTTCGCCTACGCCGACGGTCCCAATGTCCTCCCCCGATTCGATCTGCACATCCCAGCCGGGCAGATCGTCGCGCTCGTCGGTGCGACCGGCGCCGGCAAGTCGACCCTGGTCAAGCTCGTCACCCGCTTCTATGATCCGAGCGCTGGCCGGATCAACCTCGACGAGGTGGATCTGCGCGACCTCGATGATGCGCAGCTGCGTTCGTCGGTCGTCATGGTCACTCAGGAGTCGTTCCTGTTCGCCGGCACCATCGCCGACAACATCCGCATCGGCAACCCGAATGCCGGCGATGACGACGTCGTTGCCGCCGCGACCGCCGTCGGCTTGGACGCGTTCATCCGCAGGCTGCCCGAGGGCTATGCCACGGATGTGAAGAAGCGCGGCGGCCGGTTGAGTTCGGGACAGCGTCAGCTCGTGTCCTTTGCACGCGTGTTCCTCGCCGATCCGGATGTCGTCGTCCTCGACGAGGCGACCGCGCATCTCGACATCCCGTCCGAGCGGCTGGTGCAGAACGCCCTGGCCACGGTGCTCGAGGGCAGGACTGCGATCATCATCGCCCACCGCCTGTCCACCGTCGAGATCGCCGACCGGGTACTCGTCATGGAATCCGGTCGGATCATCGAGGACGGAACGCCCGACGATCTCATCGCCGGCACGGGCAAATTCGCGCAGCTGCATCAGGCCTGGCGCGATTCGCTCGTGTGA
- a CDS encoding ABC transporter ATP-binding protein, with protein MRPLLRFWPDLRSRIGVYILVLVLTLLANGIQLVVPVITGYIVDGPIAHRDLSALWLPVLGVLFIGIAEAVGMWARRMVVAPVVSHWEVTWRSRLFDRLQYTSVAIHDSWESGQLLSRAVNDLSQLRRFFAFGLPFLVSTPIVLAVGTVMLVLMQPVFGLIMILMAVPAIIAVAIFEKHYRETSRRSQDTMGEVTTDVEESIQGIRILRSFGRSPWAAERFSEISTRLKSLEIRKAKLDSWLWSVLLLLPTLAQAAIVAVGTWGVIEGWTTIGTVVAAVTISMVLRMPIEMLGFLLADALMALTAAGRYWEVIDIRHDITDIDGGVDDAPEVGHFRGKLRFDDVDFHFADTERLTLQGLDLTIEPGQTLALVGATGSGKTTLASLVPRLQDVSAGTVSIDGVDIRDMPVNELRHLVSVSFEDPILFSTSVAENIEMGAPGASEEEIWKALEIAAAKDFVSRLPDGLDTQVGEQGLSLSGGQRQRLALARAVIGRPRILVLDDPLSAVDVDTEDRVQRALREILPDSTTLIIAHRPSTAALADVVAVLDEGRIAALGPHEQLLESSTLYRELMGASAKVEAHTDPRVQSSAPAGAEARAQKQPQEGGRP; from the coding sequence GTGCGCCCCCTCCTCCGTTTCTGGCCTGATCTCCGTTCCCGCATCGGCGTGTACATCCTCGTGCTCGTCCTCACTCTCCTGGCCAACGGAATCCAGCTCGTCGTCCCGGTGATCACCGGCTACATCGTCGACGGGCCCATCGCCCACCGCGACCTGTCGGCCCTGTGGCTGCCGGTCCTCGGGGTGCTGTTCATCGGCATCGCCGAGGCGGTCGGAATGTGGGCCCGGCGCATGGTCGTCGCTCCCGTCGTCTCTCATTGGGAGGTGACGTGGCGTTCGCGTCTGTTCGATCGTCTGCAGTACACCTCGGTGGCGATCCATGATTCCTGGGAGTCCGGCCAGCTGCTCTCGCGCGCGGTCAATGATCTGTCCCAGCTGCGTCGCTTCTTCGCCTTCGGACTGCCGTTCCTCGTCTCCACGCCGATCGTGCTCGCCGTCGGCACGGTCATGCTCGTGCTCATGCAGCCCGTGTTCGGTCTGATCATGATCCTTATGGCGGTGCCGGCGATCATCGCGGTCGCGATCTTCGAGAAGCACTACCGGGAGACCTCCCGGCGGTCGCAGGACACCATGGGCGAGGTGACCACGGATGTCGAGGAGTCCATCCAGGGCATCCGCATCCTCAGGTCCTTCGGCCGCTCCCCCTGGGCCGCCGAGCGCTTCTCCGAGATCTCGACTCGGCTGAAGTCCTTGGAGATCCGCAAAGCGAAGCTCGACTCCTGGCTGTGGAGTGTGCTCCTGCTGCTGCCGACTCTGGCTCAGGCCGCGATCGTCGCCGTCGGCACCTGGGGTGTCATCGAGGGTTGGACGACGATCGGCACGGTCGTGGCGGCAGTGACGATCTCGATGGTGCTGCGCATGCCCATCGAGATGCTCGGCTTCCTGCTCGCCGATGCACTCATGGCGCTGACCGCCGCCGGCCGGTACTGGGAGGTCATCGATATCCGCCACGACATCACCGACATCGACGGTGGTGTCGACGATGCTCCCGAGGTCGGGCACTTCCGCGGGAAGCTGCGCTTCGACGATGTCGATTTCCATTTCGCCGATACCGAGCGACTGACTCTGCAGGGTCTCGATCTCACCATCGAACCCGGTCAGACTCTCGCTCTCGTCGGGGCGACCGGCTCGGGGAAGACCACGCTGGCTTCGCTCGTGCCCAGGCTTCAGGACGTCTCCGCCGGCACGGTGAGCATCGACGGCGTCGACATCCGGGACATGCCGGTCAACGAGCTGCGTCACCTCGTATCCGTGTCCTTCGAGGATCCGATCCTGTTCTCGACCTCGGTCGCCGAGAACATCGAGATGGGCGCCCCGGGCGCGAGCGAGGAAGAGATCTGGAAGGCCCTCGAGATCGCTGCGGCGAAGGATTTCGTCTCCCGCCTGCCTGATGGCTTGGACACGCAGGTCGGCGAGCAGGGTCTGTCTCTGTCCGGTGGTCAGCGTCAGCGCCTCGCCTTGGCCCGCGCAGTCATCGGGCGTCCGCGCATCCTGGTCCTCGACGACCCGCTCTCGGCCGTCGACGTCGACACCGAGGATCGGGTGCAGCGGGCCCTGCGGGAGATTCTGCCGGACTCGACGACGCTCATCATCGCCCACCGCCCCTCCACGGCGGCGCTGGCCGATGTGGTGGCCGTGCTCGATGAGGGCCGGATCGCGGCCCTGGGCCCGCACGAGCAGCTGCTCGAGTCCTCGACGCTCTACCGCGAACTCATGGGGGCGAGCGCGAAGGTCGAGGCGCATACGGACCCGCGCGTGCAATCGAGTGCGCCTGCGGGCGCGGAGGCTCGCGCACAGAAGCAGCCACAGGAAGGAGGTCGGCCATGA
- a CDS encoding acetolactate synthase large subunit encodes MAAKPSTAKDTGTQSAPTPVTATPSSIRRTTGPEVLTGAQAIVRSLEKLEVDTVFGLPGGTILPTYDPLFETDKIRHILVRHEQGAGHAAEGYAAASGKLGVCIATSGPGATNLITALADANMDSVPMLAITGQQASSLLGTDAFQEADIVGMTMPVTKHSFLVTRAEDIPGVLVNAHHIATTGRPGPVLVDITKDAQTGTAPFAWPEEPALPGYRPVLKPHAKQIREAARLMSQALRPVFYIGGGVIRSEAEKELLRLAEATNIPVVTTLMARGAFPDSHQLHLGMPGMHGSVPAVTAFQKADLLIAIGARFDDRVTGKLDSFAPNAQVIHADIDPAEIGKNRDVDVAIVGDAREVLAEMLAEMRSKFPKALERQREPWWRFLNRLKQTYPLGYETHGELCDPQYVISRISALTGPEAVYAAGVGQHQMWAAQFIEFERPKSWLNSGGLGTMGYSVPAAMGAKVGQPDRVVWAIDGDGCFQMTNQELATCALNNIPIKVAIINNSSLGMVRQWQTLFYDGRYSNTDLNTGHETIRIPDFVRLAEAYGCEALRVDRNEDVDAAIEKALSINDRPVVLDFTVPPDAMVWPMVAAGVSNDEIEYARGIRPEFDGEGEEEAEAAIAEAGANEDGTVRSVAQIEGGLE; translated from the coding sequence ATGGCAGCCAAGCCCTCGACCGCGAAGGACACGGGCACTCAGTCCGCGCCCACACCGGTCACAGCCACACCGTCCAGCATTCGCCGCACTACCGGCCCCGAGGTCCTCACCGGTGCTCAGGCGATCGTCCGCAGCCTCGAGAAGCTCGAGGTCGACACGGTATTCGGGCTTCCCGGCGGCACCATCCTTCCCACCTACGATCCGCTGTTCGAGACCGACAAGATCCGCCACATCCTCGTCCGCCACGAGCAGGGCGCCGGCCACGCGGCCGAAGGCTATGCGGCCGCATCGGGCAAGCTCGGCGTGTGCATCGCCACCTCGGGCCCGGGCGCGACGAACCTCATCACGGCCCTGGCCGACGCGAACATGGACTCCGTGCCGATGCTCGCGATCACCGGTCAGCAGGCCTCGTCCCTGCTCGGAACCGACGCGTTCCAGGAAGCCGATATCGTCGGCATGACGATGCCGGTGACCAAGCACAGCTTCCTCGTCACCCGCGCCGAGGATATCCCCGGAGTCCTCGTCAACGCCCACCACATCGCGACCACCGGCCGCCCGGGACCCGTGCTCGTCGACATCACCAAGGATGCGCAGACCGGCACTGCTCCGTTCGCCTGGCCGGAGGAGCCGGCGCTGCCCGGCTACCGTCCGGTCCTCAAGCCGCACGCCAAGCAGATCCGCGAGGCCGCGCGCCTGATGTCGCAGGCCCTGCGCCCGGTGTTCTACATCGGCGGCGGAGTCATCCGCTCGGAGGCCGAGAAGGAGCTGCTGCGCCTAGCCGAGGCCACGAACATTCCGGTGGTCACCACGCTCATGGCTCGCGGAGCGTTCCCCGACTCGCACCAGCTGCATCTGGGCATGCCCGGAATGCACGGCAGTGTGCCGGCCGTCACCGCCTTCCAGAAGGCCGATCTGCTCATCGCCATCGGTGCCCGCTTCGACGACCGCGTGACCGGCAAACTCGATTCCTTCGCCCCGAATGCGCAGGTCATCCACGCCGATATCGACCCGGCCGAGATCGGGAAGAACCGCGATGTGGATGTCGCCATCGTCGGCGACGCCCGTGAGGTGCTCGCCGAGATGCTCGCGGAGATGCGCAGCAAGTTCCCCAAGGCTCTCGAGCGTCAGCGTGAACCGTGGTGGCGTTTCCTCAATCGTCTCAAGCAGACCTATCCGCTCGGCTATGAGACGCACGGCGAACTCTGCGATCCGCAGTACGTCATCTCCCGGATCTCCGCTCTCACCGGCCCCGAGGCGGTCTATGCCGCAGGCGTGGGACAGCACCAGATGTGGGCGGCTCAGTTCATCGAGTTCGAGCGCCCCAAGTCCTGGCTGAACTCCGGGGGTCTGGGCACCATGGGCTACTCGGTGCCCGCGGCCATGGGTGCGAAGGTCGGCCAGCCCGACCGCGTGGTGTGGGCGATCGACGGTGACGGCTGTTTCCAGATGACGAATCAGGAACTGGCCACCTGCGCGCTCAACAACATCCCGATCAAGGTCGCGATCATCAACAACTCGTCGCTGGGCATGGTCCGCCAGTGGCAGACCCTGTTCTACGACGGCCGCTACTCGAACACCGACCTCAACACCGGTCACGAGACGATCCGCATCCCCGATTTCGTCAGACTGGCCGAGGCCTACGGCTGCGAGGCGCTGCGTGTGGACCGCAACGAGGATGTCGACGCCGCGATCGAGAAGGCGCTGTCGATCAATGACCGACCGGTCGTCCTCGACTTCACGGTCCCGCCGGATGCGATGGTGTGGCCGATGGTCGCGGCAGGTGTGTCGAACGATGAGATCGAATACGCCCGCGGCATCCGTCCCGAGTTCGACGGTGAGGGCGAAGAGGAAGCCGAGGCCGCCATCGCCGAGGCTGGAGCGAACGAAGACGGCACGGTGCGTTCCGTGGCTCAGATCGAAGGAGGCCTGGAATGA
- the ilvN gene encoding acetolactate synthase small subunit has protein sequence MNNSRHTLSVLVENKPGVLTRFTGLIARRGFNIHSLAVGVTEHDELSRITVVVDVNDVPLEQVTKQLNKLVNVIKIVELEPETSVRRAHIIYKVKANAATRPQVASAVEMFRAKIVDVGPESVSIEATGELGKVEALREVLEPFGIKEIVQSGTVAIGRGAKSITDRALRS, from the coding sequence ATGAACAACAGCCGGCACACACTCTCTGTCCTGGTCGAGAACAAGCCCGGCGTGCTCACTCGGTTCACCGGACTCATCGCCCGCCGCGGCTTCAACATCCACAGCCTCGCGGTCGGTGTGACCGAGCACGACGAGCTCTCGCGGATCACCGTCGTCGTCGACGTCAACGATGTTCCGCTGGAGCAGGTGACGAAGCAGCTGAACAAGCTCGTCAACGTCATCAAGATCGTCGAGCTCGAACCCGAGACCTCGGTGCGTCGAGCGCACATCATCTACAAGGTCAAGGCCAATGCGGCGACACGTCCGCAGGTCGCCTCGGCGGTGGAGATGTTCCGGGCGAAGATCGTCGACGTCGGCCCCGAATCCGTGAGCATCGAGGCCACCGGTGAGCTCGGCAAAGTCGAAGCGCTGCGCGAGGTCCTCGAGCCCTTCGGGATCAAGGAGATCGTGCAGTCGGGAACTGTGGCCATCGGCCGTGGGGCGAAGTCGATCACCGATCGCGCACTCCGCAGCTGA
- the ilvC gene encoding ketol-acid reductoisomerase has protein sequence MAAERYYDDNADLSIIQGKKVAVIGYGSQGHAHSLSLRDSGAEVRIGLKEGSASRDKAAAEGLEVGTPAEVAAWADVITIAAPDQVQAEIFNSEIKDQLAPGKTLVFIHGFNIRYDYIQAPEGVDVIMVAPKGPGHVVRREFVDGRGVPVLVAVEVDASGKAWDTVLSYAKGIGGLRAGGIKTTFTEETETDLFGEQTVLCGGVSHLVQYGFETLTEAGYQPEIAYFEVLHELKLIVDLMVEGGIAKQRWSCSDTAEYGDYVSGPRVITPEVKENMKGVLDDIQNGKFAERFMNDQKNGAPEFKELRAKEEQHPIEATGRELRKMFAWLKDSDDDYTEGTAAR, from the coding sequence ATGGCAGCAGAACGCTATTACGACGACAACGCAGACCTGTCGATCATCCAGGGCAAGAAGGTCGCCGTCATCGGCTACGGCAGCCAGGGCCACGCCCACTCGCTGAGCCTGCGCGACTCGGGCGCAGAGGTCCGCATCGGTCTCAAGGAAGGCTCGGCCAGCCGCGACAAGGCCGCAGCCGAAGGCCTTGAGGTCGGCACCCCCGCCGAGGTGGCCGCATGGGCCGATGTCATCACCATCGCCGCACCCGACCAGGTTCAGGCCGAGATCTTCAACAGTGAGATCAAGGATCAGCTGGCTCCCGGCAAGACCCTCGTGTTCATCCACGGCTTCAATATCCGCTACGACTACATCCAGGCTCCCGAGGGCGTCGACGTCATCATGGTCGCACCGAAGGGACCGGGCCACGTGGTCCGTCGTGAGTTCGTCGACGGACGCGGTGTGCCCGTCCTCGTCGCCGTCGAGGTCGACGCCTCCGGCAAGGCCTGGGACACCGTGCTGTCCTACGCCAAGGGCATCGGCGGCCTGCGCGCCGGCGGCATCAAGACCACCTTCACCGAGGAGACCGAGACCGACCTGTTCGGTGAGCAGACCGTGCTCTGCGGCGGTGTCTCGCACCTCGTCCAGTACGGCTTCGAGACCCTGACCGAGGCCGGCTACCAGCCCGAGATCGCCTACTTCGAGGTCCTCCACGAGCTCAAGCTCATCGTCGACCTCATGGTCGAGGGCGGAATCGCCAAGCAGCGTTGGTCCTGCTCCGACACCGCTGAGTACGGCGACTACGTCTCCGGCCCGCGGGTCATCACCCCCGAGGTGAAGGAGAACATGAAGGGCGTCCTCGACGACATCCAGAACGGCAAGTTCGCCGAGCGCTTCATGAACGACCAGAAGAACGGCGCACCGGAGTTCAAGGAGCTGCGCGCCAAGGAAGAGCAGCACCCGATCGAGGCCACCGGCCGCGAGCTGCGCAAGATGTTCGCCTGGCTCAAGGACTCCGACGACGACTACACCGAGGGCACTGCCGCTCGCTGA
- a CDS encoding GNAT family N-acetyltransferase, whose protein sequence is MTNYRFEDFKPTIDDATGEPDERTRAYFASTSVGFHDPRSTDTALVDRVKRAIADGRHLTAVYADREYDHGLDSSTPVATFAWFEKLVNVGGGRLVPGHLITWITVRPTHRRRGLLRSLMTTDLAEAKAGGYPFAALTATEGGIYSRFGFGVATWSHSVEVDTSPGFKMVREPDRRVEMCLPSELRELAPKIYDRFMRTSPGAMERQQTYIERATGALNVETGEEDRSVRAALHFDEQGEPDGYVSYKFAGWSKTPPTVDIIDFVAVTDAAYASLWSFLAAIDLSTRVTFGESAEYSPLPWLLTDSRRVKTVASEDNIWIRILDVKSALEARPWYVPGTLTIDIDDSLDLAGGRFTITSDGTDAEVTPASDSTPADLGLGIAELGSLYFGGADPVILARAGRIDEKTPGSAVLASAMFSLGRAPYSPNGF, encoded by the coding sequence GTGACGAATTACAGATTCGAAGACTTCAAGCCGACCATCGACGACGCCACCGGCGAACCGGACGAGCGCACGAGGGCGTATTTCGCCTCGACGAGCGTCGGCTTCCACGACCCCCGTTCCACGGACACGGCCTTGGTCGATCGGGTGAAGCGGGCGATCGCCGACGGCCGACACCTCACGGCCGTCTACGCTGACAGGGAGTACGACCACGGCCTCGACTCCTCGACCCCCGTGGCGACCTTCGCGTGGTTCGAGAAGCTCGTCAACGTCGGCGGCGGACGGCTGGTTCCCGGGCACCTCATCACCTGGATCACGGTGCGCCCGACTCATCGCCGGCGCGGCCTGCTGCGGTCGCTCATGACCACCGACCTCGCCGAGGCGAAGGCGGGCGGCTACCCGTTCGCCGCACTGACTGCGACCGAGGGCGGCATCTATTCGCGTTTCGGATTCGGTGTGGCCACATGGTCGCACTCGGTCGAGGTCGACACCTCGCCCGGGTTCAAGATGGTCCGCGAACCCGATCGGCGCGTCGAGATGTGCCTGCCCAGTGAGCTGCGCGAACTGGCACCGAAGATCTACGACCGGTTCATGCGCACCTCGCCCGGAGCGATGGAGCGCCAGCAGACCTATATCGAACGCGCCACGGGTGCTCTCAACGTCGAGACCGGCGAAGAGGACCGCAGCGTCCGCGCGGCCCTGCACTTCGACGAACAGGGCGAGCCCGACGGCTATGTCTCCTACAAGTTCGCCGGCTGGTCGAAGACCCCGCCGACCGTCGACATCATCGACTTCGTGGCCGTCACCGATGCGGCGTATGCCTCCCTGTGGTCCTTCCTCGCCGCCATCGACCTGTCCACGCGGGTGACCTTCGGCGAGTCCGCCGAATACTCTCCGCTGCCGTGGCTGCTCACCGATTCGCGACGCGTGAAGACCGTCGCGAGCGAGGACAACATCTGGATCCGCATCCTCGACGTCAAGTCCGCGCTCGAGGCCCGGCCCTGGTATGTGCCCGGAACGCTGACGATCGACATCGACGATTCCCTCGACCTCGCCGGGGGACGCTTTACGATCACCTCGGACGGCACCGACGCCGAGGTGACCCCTGCCTCCGATTCGACGCCGGCAGACCTGGGGCTCGGCATCGCCGAACTCGGGTCCCTGTACTTCGGCGGCGCCGATCCCGTCATCCTCGCCCGGGCAGGGCGCATCGACGAGAAGACGCCGGGGTCCGCGGTGCTCGCCAGTGCGATGTTCAGCCTGGGGCGTGCGCCGTATTCGCCGAACGGGTTCTGA